Below is a genomic region from Persicimonas caeni.
ACAGCGCGACGGCCAAGAGCGTCGAACTCGAGGCGAGCGCCAGCACGAGGTAGGTCAGCGTCAGCGGGTCGAGGCGCAGCACGCTCCACAACACGAGCGCGATGGCGGCGGTCACGATCAGGTTCGCCGCCGTGATGGCGATGGCCGTGGGACGGCAATGGATGACCGTCTCGCGCTCGGTCTCGGTGCCGGCGGCGAAGATCAGAAACGTCGCCGCCAGCAAAAGGCCCTGGCGGACCAGGTCGCCGTCGAGGGCGACCGGTGCTGCGCTGAGAGCGACGCCTGCCAGAATGGCCATGACCGCCGGCGGAAGGCCCGTGCGACGTGCCAGGCCCACGGCCACGGCGGCGACGGCGATGGCGAGTGCGATGGTGGTCATGGGCGCACCTCCGCCGTTTGTTCGAGCGCGGCGACGAGGCCTCGGGCCGCCAGCTCTTTTCCGTCTAGTACCTGCGCGGCGCCCGCTTCGCACAGGTGAGCGAGCGTCCAGTGGTCCATCCCGTAGATCACGCACGGGATGCCCATCTGGTGCATGCGGTAAGCGAAGAGCTTGTTGACCGTCTCGATGCGAAGCGCGCTGACGGCCAGCTTGGCAGCGCCCATGCGTGCGCTTTCGAGGGTCGAGGGGAAGTCGACGTCTCCGATGACGGCTTCGCAGGGCAAGCCTTCGAGTTTGCCCGCGTCGGTGTCGACGGCGACGACCTGCTCGCCCATCTCGTGGAGCTGCCGGCACAGGCGTCTGCCGAGGTCGTTCATGCCCACCACGACGATGTGGCCGCGAACGCCGTCTTCGTCGGGCTCCTCGTCGACATTGTGGGAGGCGCCGAAGACGCGGAGTATGCCGGTGGAGCGGAGCAAGTCGTAGAGCGGGCGGTTGTAGAGGATCATATACGCCGACAAGCTGATGGTGACGATGCCCACCAGGGTGATGAGCGAGAGCACGCCCGCGTCGATCACGCCGAGGCTGAGCCCGAGCGCGGCGAAGATGAACGAGAACTCGCTGATCTGGGCGACGGTCACGCTCGTGAAGAATGAGGTGCGCTCGGAGTAGCCGTACCGGGCAATAATCCACATGAAGATGAACGGATTGCCCACGAGCACGAACAGCGAGAGCACCACGGCCTCGACCCAATAGTCGGCCGCGGCGCCGAACTCGGTCTGAGCGCCCAGCGACACGAAGAAGACGGCGATGAAGAAGCTCATCAGCGGGTGGATGCGCCGGCGCAAGTCCTCGGCGACCTCGAGCTGGGCGATGGCTAGCCCGGCGACGAAGGCGCCGATTTCGAGCGACAGGTCGAGCAACTGCGCGGCGAGCACGAAGCCGAAGCACCACGCGAGGCTCCACATGAAGAGCACGCGCGGTGAGCGGGCGGCCCAGCCCAGCGCGCGTGGGAGCAGGTAGCGCGCCGAGAGGAGGGCGACGACAATCAAGCAGGCGACGCCGCTAAACGCCTTGCCGAGGCTGGTCGCCAAGCCCATGGGCGTCATCGCCTCGGGGCTTCCCAGCCCGGCGAGCAGCGTCAATATGACGACCACGACGAGGTCTTGAACGAGGAAGATGCCGACGGCGATGCGTCCGTACAGCGAGGAGAGGTCGCCTTTCTGGTCGAGGAGCTTCACCACCACGACGGTGCTGCTGAAGGTCAGCGCGACGGCGATGAACAGCGCGGGCATCGGCTCGAAGCCGAGCGCCCAGGCGAGTAAGAAGCCGCCGGCGGCGGTGAAGACGACCTGCCCGAGTCCTGCGGCCAGCGCGACCCGGCCGACCTGCCGGATGCGGTCGAGGCTGAGCTCGACGCCCACCAGGAACAGCAGCAGCACGATCCCCATCTTCGAGATGGTCTGCAGCGCCGTCTGCTCGTCGACCGCTGGGGCCACCCATCCGAAGAGCGGGCCGATGGCCAGGCCCGCAAGGAGGTACGAGACGATCGAGGGCATGCGCGCCAGGCGGCCGACAAACGCCATCACTGCCGCCGCGACGACCAAGAGCGCCAAGCCCACGAGAAATTGTCCGGCCGCTGCTTCCATGGTGCACCGACGACGAGAGACCCGGGCTGGCGAGCAAAAGATCCGCGCCCTTGTGGGGTGGTCAAGGTGGCTATCGCCGACGCGTTTGCGCGAGGCGGTCGTCTTGCTGATGAGCAACAATTTTAGATCCATCGCCGACCGCGCTCGTTTGCACCCATGACACGGAAACAAACCCCTGTTCATGTGGAGGCAGACGATGAAGCGCACGGTGATGATGGCATTGATGTTGGTGGCGATTTTGGGCTTGGCGACCTCGGCGAGCGCCAAGCAGGCGGCAAAGCCCGCGCCGAAGGCGTCGGCGGGTGGCACGCTCGACTTGGAGGCCGCGCTCTCGCACGGCTATGTGCCGGCGAAGGCCGACAAGACGATTCACGCGCGGATTCAGGTGCGCGCCGACGACGCCAAGGCCAAGGAGCGCGCGCCGATGAACCTGGCGGTGGTCATCGACCACTCCGGCTCGATGGCCGGCGGACGCCTCGACCAGGCCAAGCAGGCGGCGCATACGCTGGTCGACCGGCTCGGGGAGAGCGACCGACTGGCGGTGGTCAGCTACGGCAACCACGTGACCACCAACATGAACTCGGTGTTCGTGACCGAGGCGAATAAGGAGAAGCTGCACGCGGCCATCAGCTCGATTCGCCTGCGCGGGTCGACCAACTTGGCCGGCGGCTTCGAGAAGGGGGCGAGCATCGTGGGCGAGCACCCGACCGACGACTCCATCAACCGCGTGGTACTGCTGTCGGACGGCCACGCGAATATCGGCGCCAAGACCCCGCACGCGCTGGGCAAGCTCGCGTCGAAATATCTCGAGAAGGGCGTGTCGGTGAGCACGATGGGCATCGGGCTCGACTACAACGAGAAGCTCATGGCCGAGATGGCCAAGCAGGGCGCGGGCAACTACTACTTCGTCGAGGACGAAAAGAAGCTCGCCAAGATCTTCGCGCAGGAGTTCGAGACGCTCTCGCAGGTGGTCGCCCGCGACGCCAAGCTCGTGCTCGACATCGGCGCCGGCGTCGAGCTGCTCGACCTGCACGGCTTCCCCTACACGAACAAGCGCGGCAAGGTGACCGTCAAGCTGGGCGACTTCTACGCCCGCCAGCACAAAGACATCATGCTCGACCTGTCGGTCAGCCCGCGCGGCGAGGTTCGACGTGACGTCGTCACCGCGCGCCTCGAGTTCGCCGACGTGACCAAGTCGAATAAGCGTGTCCACTCGAAAGCGACGCTCGCGGCGGTCGGCAGCGACGACCAAAAGCAACTCGCCCAGGTCGACAAGTCGGTCATGCGCCGCGTCGAGCAGATTAACTACGCCAAGAGCGTCGCCAAGGCGACCGACGCCTACGAAAAGGGCGACCGCAAGGAGGCCGAGAAGATTCTGGCCGACCAGCAAAAGCGCCTCAAAGATGCCCAGAACTCCTATGAGTTCGACGCCGACAAGGTCAGCGAGAAGGTCGCCGAACTCGAAGAGCAGAAGAAGGAGATGAAGCGCTCGCGCTCGAGCAGCTCGAAGTCGGGCAAGCGACTCAAGAAGAGCTCGCGCAAGAAGATGCTCGACGTCATGCAGAGCGCCGAGGCGTTCTGAGGTCGGGCGTGCCGAGCGAGGCCGTGTTGAGGTGGGACTTTTGTAGGGCTGAGGCTGCGAATCCGCGCAGCCTCAGCCCGTTTGCCAACACGAAGATGCTGCTCAGAGACATCGCTCCCGCAGCGAGCATGGGCGAGAGCTGGAGCTCGAAGACCGGGTAGAGCACACCGGCGGCGACCGGAATCAAAGCGGCGTTGTAGACGAAGGCCCAGAACAGGTTCTGCTTGATATTGTCGAGGGTGGCCTTGGAGAGCGCGATGGCGTTCGTGATGCCGTTCAAGTCGCCGCTCATCAGCACCACATCGGCAGCCTCGATGGCGATGTCGGTGCCCGAGCCAATGGCCAGGCCGACGTCCGACTGCGCCAGAGCAGGGGCGTCATTGATGCCATCACCGACGAAGGCGACCTTGTGGCCGTCCTGTTGGAGCCGGGCGACAGCCTCGGCCTTCTCGTGGGGCAGAACCTCGGCCAGCACCTGCTCGATGCCCAATTCGCGCGCGATGGCCTCGGCGGTCTTGCGGTTGTCCCCTGTGATCATGGCGACTCGCAACCCGAGGTCGTGCAGCGCCCTCACAGTCGCCACGCTCGAGGGCTTGATCGGATCGGAGACGGCCATGACCGCGGCGACGGTGTCGTCGACGGCGACGTAGAAGGGCGTTTTGCCCTCGCGAGCGAGCTTGGCCGCTTCGACGGCATGGGCGCGCAGATCGATGCCCAACCGCTCCATGAAGCGGTCGGCGCCCACGGCTACCTCGCGCCCGTCGGCCGCTGCGCGTACTCCGTAGCCGGCCACGGCCTCGAAATCGCGCACGGGCGGGAGGTGCAGCTGTCGGGATTGGGCGGCGTCGACGATGGCGCGGGCGATGGGGTGCTCGGAGTGGTCCTCGACGGCCGCCGCCAGCTTCAATACATCGAATTCGTCGAACGCCTCCCCGACACTCAGATCGGTCAATCGCGGGCGGCCTTCAGTCAGCGTCCCGGTCTTGTCGAGGGCGACGACTTCGACCTCCTGGAGGGTTTGCAGTGCGTCACCCTTGCGGAACAAGACGCCCATTTCGGCCGCCTTGCCGGTTCCCACCATGATCGAGGTGGGCGTAGCCAATCCCATCGCGCACGGGCAGGCGATGATGAGGACGGACACGGCGGCGACGAGCGCCGAGGTGAGCGCCGGCTCGGGGCCGACGAAGTACCATACGCCGAAGGTGATCGCGGCGAGCACGAGCACCACGGGCACGAAGACGGCCACGACTTTGTCGGCGAGCGCCTGAATCTGGGGCTTGGACGCCTGAGCCTGCTCGACGGTGCGAATGATCTGGGCGAGCACCGTCTCGGCGCCGACGCGAGTGGCTTCGAAGGCGAAGCTGCCGGTGGTGTTGATGGTCCCGCCGACGACTTCCGCCCCCGCGGCTTTCTCGACCGGCACCGGCTCGCCGGTGATCATCGACTCGTCGACGTAGGAGGTGCCCTCGACGACGCGTCCATCGACCGGAACCTTCTCGCCGGGGCGCACGCGAATGACGTCCCCGGAGCGCACCTCGTCGATCGGCACCTCGGTCTCTCGGCCGTTCCGGATCACGTTAGCCGTCTTCGCCTGCAGGCTGAACAACTTGCGTATCGCCTGGCTGGTGCGCCCCTTGGCGACCGCCTCCATGTATTTGCCGACCAAGATCAGGGTGACGATGACCGCGGCCGCCTCGTAATAGACGTGAACTGCGCCGGCAGGCAGGAGGCTCGGCATGAAGGTCGCCACCACCGAGTAGCCGTAGGCAGCGCTCGTTCCGATCATCACGAGCGTGTTCATGTCGGGACTGCCCCGCCGAAGTGCGGCCCATCCTGCGCGGTAAAAGCGCCATCCCGGCCCGAATTGAACGGCGGTGGCGAGCGCGAAGAAGAGATACCACAGCGTTTGGGTGGCGATGACGCCCGTGAGCCACTCGCGTACCGGCGGCAAGAGCATCGGCACCATCTCCAAGAGCAAGAGCGGTACCGTCAGTGTCGCAGCCACGGTCAGTCGGCGGCGCATCTCGATTAGCTCGCGTCGACGGGCGTCCTGCTCGCCGCGTGCACCGGCCGCTCCGTCGGTGATAGCCAAGGCTTTGTACCCGGCTTTGCGGACGGCAGCCTCGAGATCGGCGAGGCTGATTTTGTCCGGCAGGTAGTCGACGGTCGCGCGTTCGGTGGCGAGGTTGACCGATGCCTTCGAAACTCCTTGGACCTCGCCGAGCGCCTCTTCGACGTGGCTCACGCACGACGCGCAGTTCATCCCCTCAATTCGCATGGTTTCAGTTCGCGTGGTGTCCGTCAGTTGAGTCATGTCCGTATCCTCTCGGTTCACAGTGAATGTTGCGCCTTTGGGGCGCTTCACCACTGCAGACGTGCGCCGATGGATGCGGTTACACCTCCAATTGAATTTTGTTGAAAAAGACAAACCCGCGGCTGCCGAGGGCGGCCGCGGGTTTCGAGCTTGGAAGCTGGCTGCGTGAGATTTCGGGCTGTTATTCGTGGCAAGTACAGTCGAGGCAGCCGCGCTCGGCGCAATCACCGCAGCACTCCTCGAGGCGCTCCTTGAGCTTGTTGCGTGCTCGGTAGCGACGGACCTTGAGATTGTTTCGGCTGATACCGAGCCGCTGTGCGACTTGCTCGGACTCGCCGTCGCCCAACTCCATCACTTCGATCATCTCCTGATACTCGTCTTTGAGCGTCGGGATGAGATCGTGAAGGCAGGTGCAGAGGCTGGCTTGCTCGTCGGGCGTGACGGCGACTTGTTCGTCGCGGGCGTATTTCTCGAGGTACTTCGCCTCGGTCTGTTGCCGGCGTCTTCGATCGATGATGGCGTGGCGAACGATCTGGTAGAACCAGGCCACCAACTTGTCCGGATCGTCGAGCTGCTGGAGCGAGCGCGCGGCCTTGAGGAGGCTGTCGTGCAAGATGTCTTCGGCTGCCTGCGGGTCCGCGACCTTCGTGCGAATAAAGCCCAGCAACTTGTCGCGATGCTCCAAGAGTTCGCGTTCGAGGGTGTCGTGGTCGACCGTCTTTGACATGATACTTCCCATCCGTCATCGATACCGTTCGCAGTCTTAACATTCTTGGGCTCGTCTGCCTTCCCTGGCTTTGGGGTGAGCTTCGATTCGGGGCAGGCTCAGCAGCAGTGCGTCGCCGCGCCGCTCACGACCACGTCTCCGCGTGGACGGTCGTCTTCGACCCGGGCGTGAGCGTCGCGGATCTGCTCGAGCGGAAAGCAGCGGTCGAGCTCCGGACGCACGTCGTGCTCCTCGACGATGTCGCGCACCTCGTCGAGCTTCTCTGCGCTCGGCAGGGCGATGGCGAAGAGGGCTCGAGGCCCGCCGATGACGGCGGTTAGGAGCATGTGCATGAGCAACGTGAATTGCAGATACAGCGACATAAACCGGCCGTTTGGGGTGAGCGAGGCGCGGCAACTCGAAAAGCTCGCCGTGCCGGACGTGTCGAAGATGACGTCCCAGCGTCCATCCTTTTGCCGAAAGTCCTCGAACGTGTAGTCAATCAGATGGTCGGCGCCGAGGCTGCGCACCATCTCGAAGTCCGCGCCGCGGCACACGCCGGTCACCTCGGCGCCGAACTGCTTGGCGAGGGAGACGGCCATGCGTCCCACGCCGCCGGCCGCGCCGACAATCAACACGCGTTCGCCGGGTCGGACGTCGGCGAGGTCGCGCAGGAAGGTCAACGCGGTGACTGCGCCGTAGGGCAGGGTGGACGCCCTTTCGTAGCTTATGTTCTTCGGCATCGGCGCGACCGCGCTGTCCTCGGCGACGCACAGATACTCGGCGTAGGCGCCGAAGTCGCACGCCCCGTAGACGTCGTCGCCCACTCCAAAGCGGGTGATCTCGGCTCCCACAGCGACGACTTTGCCGGCGAAGTTCGTGCCGGGGACGCGTTGGCTCGGCCGGAAGAGTCCCGTCATCATACATCCGGGCACTTTCAAGATGCCCGGGTAGTCCGCTGCGCGCACCCGGCGGTCGCCTTGCGTGACCGGACTCGCAAGAACCTGCACCAGCACCTCGTGAGCGCCGACGGTGGGGGTGTCGACTTCCTCGATGGTGAGGACATCGGGGGCTCCGTAGGTATCGTAGGTCGCTGCTTTCATGGGTTTGCTCCTTCAATGAGGGGAACGGTTGGTCTCGGTCGTCTCGACGGCTAACGACGCCAAATCACTGCGTCGCCGTTAGCTCGCCGAGCTTTCTCGCACGATCTCCGTGCAGTTACTCAACTGTATCCATGCGATTGTGTTT
It encodes:
- a CDS encoding NAD(P)-dependent alcohol dehydrogenase, which codes for MKAATYDTYGAPDVLTIEEVDTPTVGAHEVLVQVLASPVTQGDRRVRAADYPGILKVPGCMMTGLFRPSQRVPGTNFAGKVVAVGAEITRFGVGDDVYGACDFGAYAEYLCVAEDSAVAPMPKNISYERASTLPYGAVTALTFLRDLADVRPGERVLIVGAAGGVGRMAVSLAKQFGAEVTGVCRGADFEMVRSLGADHLIDYTFEDFRQKDGRWDVIFDTSGTASFSSCRASLTPNGRFMSLYLQFTLLMHMLLTAVIGGPRALFAIALPSAEKLDEVRDIVEEHDVRPELDRCFPLEQIRDAHARVEDDRPRGDVVVSGAATHCC
- a CDS encoding heavy metal translocating P-type ATPase, with translation MTQLTDTTRTETMRIEGMNCASCVSHVEEALGEVQGVSKASVNLATERATVDYLPDKISLADLEAAVRKAGYKALAITDGAAGARGEQDARRRELIEMRRRLTVAATLTVPLLLLEMVPMLLPPVREWLTGVIATQTLWYLFFALATAVQFGPGWRFYRAGWAALRRGSPDMNTLVMIGTSAAYGYSVVATFMPSLLPAGAVHVYYEAAAVIVTLILVGKYMEAVAKGRTSQAIRKLFSLQAKTANVIRNGRETEVPIDEVRSGDVIRVRPGEKVPVDGRVVEGTSYVDESMITGEPVPVEKAAGAEVVGGTINTTGSFAFEATRVGAETVLAQIIRTVEQAQASKPQIQALADKVVAVFVPVVLVLAAITFGVWYFVGPEPALTSALVAAVSVLIIACPCAMGLATPTSIMVGTGKAAEMGVLFRKGDALQTLQEVEVVALDKTGTLTEGRPRLTDLSVGEAFDEFDVLKLAAAVEDHSEHPIARAIVDAAQSRQLHLPPVRDFEAVAGYGVRAAADGREVAVGADRFMERLGIDLRAHAVEAAKLAREGKTPFYVAVDDTVAAVMAVSDPIKPSSVATVRALHDLGLRVAMITGDNRKTAEAIARELGIEQVLAEVLPHEKAEAVARLQQDGHKVAFVGDGINDAPALAQSDVGLAIGSGTDIAIEAADVVLMSGDLNGITNAIALSKATLDNIKQNLFWAFVYNAALIPVAAGVLYPVFELQLSPMLAAGAMSLSSIFVLANGLRLRGFAASALQKSHLNTASLGTPDLRTPRRSA
- a CDS encoding RNA polymerase sigma factor, with translation MSKTVDHDTLERELLEHRDKLLGFIRTKVADPQAAEDILHDSLLKAARSLQQLDDPDKLVAWFYQIVRHAIIDRRRRQQTEAKYLEKYARDEQVAVTPDEQASLCTCLHDLIPTLKDEYQEMIEVMELGDGESEQVAQRLGISRNNLKVRRYRARNKLKERLEECCGDCAERGCLDCTCHE
- a CDS encoding cation:proton antiporter, whose protein sequence is MEAAAGQFLVGLALLVVAAAVMAFVGRLARMPSIVSYLLAGLAIGPLFGWVAPAVDEQTALQTISKMGIVLLLFLVGVELSLDRIRQVGRVALAAGLGQVVFTAAGGFLLAWALGFEPMPALFIAVALTFSSTVVVVKLLDQKGDLSSLYGRIAVGIFLVQDLVVVVILTLLAGLGSPEAMTPMGLATSLGKAFSGVACLIVVALLSARYLLPRALGWAARSPRVLFMWSLAWCFGFVLAAQLLDLSLEIGAFVAGLAIAQLEVAEDLRRRIHPLMSFFIAVFFVSLGAQTEFGAAADYWVEAVVLSLFVLVGNPFIFMWIIARYGYSERTSFFTSVTVAQISEFSFIFAALGLSLGVIDAGVLSLITLVGIVTISLSAYMILYNRPLYDLLRSTGILRVFGASHNVDEEPDEDGVRGHIVVVGMNDLGRRLCRQLHEMGEQVVAVDTDAGKLEGLPCEAVIGDVDFPSTLESARMGAAKLAVSALRIETVNKLFAYRMHQMGIPCVIYGMDHWTLAHLCEAGAAQVLDGKELAARGLVAALEQTAEVRP
- a CDS encoding vWA domain-containing protein: MKRTVMMALMLVAILGLATSASAKQAAKPAPKASAGGTLDLEAALSHGYVPAKADKTIHARIQVRADDAKAKERAPMNLAVVIDHSGSMAGGRLDQAKQAAHTLVDRLGESDRLAVVSYGNHVTTNMNSVFVTEANKEKLHAAISSIRLRGSTNLAGGFEKGASIVGEHPTDDSINRVVLLSDGHANIGAKTPHALGKLASKYLEKGVSVSTMGIGLDYNEKLMAEMAKQGAGNYYFVEDEKKLAKIFAQEFETLSQVVARDAKLVLDIGAGVELLDLHGFPYTNKRGKVTVKLGDFYARQHKDIMLDLSVSPRGEVRRDVVTARLEFADVTKSNKRVHSKATLAAVGSDDQKQLAQVDKSVMRRVEQINYAKSVAKATDAYEKGDRKEAEKILADQQKRLKDAQNSYEFDADKVSEKVAELEEQKKEMKRSRSSSSKSGKRLKKSSRKKMLDVMQSAEAF